A window of the Vibrio pomeroyi genome harbors these coding sequences:
- a CDS encoding class I SAM-dependent methyltransferase — MSSSIPFYDKNAHALCQQYNSVAFEVVHKSWQAYWPLEGDKVLDVGAGSGRDALWMHKAGAEVIAIEPSASLRKQGSEYTGPSVTWLDDSLPSLSRTENLGMRFDLILVSAVWMHLAPSYRERAFRKLSNLLAPNGKLVITLRHGEFHDDREGYEVSVEELERLSKNSALLVRHVDNSQDTLKRSEVWWQTVVMTLPDDGSGDLNKVRHIIVNDNKSATYKLALLRTLLRIADAHSGAVLDRTDGKISLPVGLVALYWVRQFKRLIDIDIEGIGIQQNSNTSKGLGFVKDDGWNKLKHLSADDLAIGALFLGDEAKALQKLFSQTISTIKSGPVTFIYQGSKENKLFEILPSQQRRKSRESLVIDSEFLASFGYFTLDESLWECFRIYHSWIEPLVVNQWVMEMQRFELNRQRNISLQTYHDCLVWIDRNHDTRDVRKRVEQLRAEHADIVSVWSGKSLKNEYHVDHCLPFAYWPNNDKWNLFPTTSKENLSKSDKVPTAEKLRASKPRILEWWQLAWSDSAHFEQQFFSEAALSLPNIPPQCRDFEEVFDAMGLQVRGVKSRLLINEWH, encoded by the coding sequence ATGTCCTCATCGATTCCTTTTTACGATAAAAATGCTCATGCACTTTGTCAGCAGTACAACTCCGTGGCTTTCGAAGTGGTACATAAAAGCTGGCAAGCATACTGGCCTTTAGAGGGCGATAAGGTGCTAGATGTCGGTGCGGGAAGTGGCCGTGATGCGTTATGGATGCATAAGGCCGGAGCTGAAGTCATTGCGATAGAACCTAGTGCGTCATTACGCAAGCAAGGCTCAGAATACACTGGGCCAAGTGTTACATGGTTAGATGATTCACTGCCATCATTGAGCCGCACTGAAAACCTCGGAATGCGTTTTGACCTGATACTGGTGAGTGCAGTATGGATGCATCTTGCACCGTCATATCGAGAGCGAGCATTCAGAAAGTTATCTAACTTACTCGCTCCAAATGGCAAGTTGGTGATTACGCTACGTCACGGAGAGTTTCATGACGACCGAGAGGGCTATGAGGTCTCGGTTGAAGAGCTTGAGCGTTTATCGAAGAACAGTGCTTTGTTGGTGCGTCATGTCGATAACAGCCAAGACACCTTGAAGCGCAGTGAGGTTTGGTGGCAAACCGTAGTTATGACGCTGCCAGATGATGGCTCGGGTGATTTAAACAAGGTGCGCCACATTATTGTGAATGACAATAAGTCGGCTACATACAAATTGGCATTGTTAAGAACCTTGCTGAGAATCGCAGATGCCCATTCAGGTGCCGTGCTTGATCGAACGGATGGCAAAATATCTCTACCGGTGGGTTTGGTTGCTCTGTATTGGGTTAGGCAGTTTAAGCGTCTAATTGATATCGATATAGAAGGCATTGGGATTCAGCAAAACAGCAACACGAGTAAAGGCCTAGGTTTTGTAAAAGACGATGGTTGGAACAAGCTCAAACACCTCAGTGCCGATGATTTAGCGATAGGCGCTCTATTTCTTGGTGATGAAGCCAAAGCATTGCAGAAGCTGTTTTCACAAACGATCAGTACTATTAAATCGGGTCCAGTGACCTTTATTTATCAGGGCTCTAAAGAGAATAAGTTGTTTGAGATACTCCCATCTCAGCAGCGACGTAAGAGTCGAGAATCATTGGTCATCGACAGTGAGTTCTTAGCAAGCTTTGGTTACTTCACATTGGATGAAAGCTTGTGGGAGTGCTTCAGAATCTATCACTCTTGGATTGAGCCGCTAGTAGTGAATCAATGGGTCATGGAGATGCAACGTTTTGAGTTAAATCGACAGCGCAATATCTCACTTCAGACCTATCACGACTGCTTAGTATGGATTGACCGAAACCACGATACTCGTGATGTACGCAAAAGAGTTGAGCAACTTAGAGCTGAACATGCAGACATTGTCAGCGTCTGGAGTGGAAAGTCACTTAAAAACGAGTACCACGTTGATCACTGTCTGCCTTTTGCTTACTGGCCGAATAACGATAAGTGGAACCTCTTTCCAACCACAAGCAAAGAGAATCTAAGTAAAAGTGACAAAGTGCCTACCGCTGAAAAACTTCGCGCGTCTAAACCTCGTATTCTCGAATGGTGGCAATTGGCGTGGAGTGATTCGGCTCATTTTGAACAGCAGTTCTTTTCTGAAGCGGCACTTTCTTTACCCAATATTCCACCACAGTGTCGAGACTTCGAAGAGGTGTTTGACGCAATGGGTTTACAGGTACGTGGCGTGAAAAGTCGACTGTTAATCAATGAGTGGCATTGA
- a CDS encoding DUF429 domain-containing protein, translating into MKYIGIDGCKAGWIAWIVSDNQAPVFKVVKALDELASDLIGSTTLIDMPIGFSDAQTPDRLCDKAARRFLTSKRGSSVFPVPCREAVYQTDYITACNANVQQLGKKFSKQTWGIVPKIRELDKLIDDHPNLSIRESHPEVVFAALKGEPLTFSKRTQEGKEERLSIIQQLAPQWCEVVALAISNTKRKDVAIDDIYDAFILMLIASHAPTLSCLPEFSDVGGKADKDQNGRVREIVYWKKMQ; encoded by the coding sequence ATGAAATACATCGGAATTGATGGCTGTAAGGCGGGTTGGATCGCTTGGATTGTCTCTGATAATCAGGCGCCAGTTTTCAAAGTAGTAAAGGCGCTTGATGAGCTTGCGAGTGATCTCATCGGTTCAACGACGCTTATCGACATGCCGATTGGTTTCAGTGACGCGCAGACTCCAGATCGTTTATGCGACAAAGCAGCAAGGCGTTTTCTAACCAGCAAACGTGGTTCTTCGGTGTTTCCAGTTCCGTGTCGTGAGGCGGTTTACCAAACCGATTACATTACGGCGTGTAATGCCAATGTGCAGCAGCTTGGTAAGAAGTTCTCTAAGCAAACTTGGGGGATTGTTCCTAAAATCCGAGAGTTGGATAAACTCATCGACGATCACCCAAACTTATCGATCAGAGAGTCTCACCCTGAGGTCGTGTTCGCTGCTTTGAAAGGGGAGCCGCTTACCTTTTCTAAGCGAACTCAAGAGGGCAAAGAGGAAAGGCTTTCGATTATTCAGCAACTCGCCCCGCAATGGTGTGAGGTTGTGGCGTTAGCTATCTCAAACACCAAGCGTAAAGATGTCGCGATAGATGATATTTATGACGCATTCATATTGATGTTGATTGCTTCTCACGCTCCAACATTGTCGTGCTTGCCTGAATTTTCTGATGTCGGCGGAAAGGCTGATAAGGATCAGAATGGTCGAGTTCGCGAAATCGTGTATTGGAAGAAAATGCAATAG
- a CDS encoding M15 family metallopeptidase: MKRLIVGLLATLISAASYAQVAPVSQWQCDMMKKNKVLNNGAPVGCDRLSKVDFDFVNFKGETQQGNMIVLDVIAPSVEQIFLELKQRNFPLHSARLMREFNGDDNASMEANNSSAFNARPITGGGGWSKHAYGVAIDINPVQNPFLEFDSNGTITVKPSQSATSYVNRTRFRARNDIERRGMAEGVVELFAHHGFMIWGGDWNTPIDTQHFEVGSRKFVNQLLSKPEPEAKVLFERYVESYRQCFNKNKGEGAEKARAICAKKTVGTF; the protein is encoded by the coding sequence ATGAAACGTTTAATTGTTGGTTTGCTGGCAACCTTGATCAGTGCGGCGAGTTACGCCCAAGTTGCGCCTGTCTCTCAGTGGCAATGTGACATGATGAAAAAGAACAAGGTGTTGAATAACGGAGCACCTGTTGGGTGTGATCGCCTATCCAAAGTAGACTTTGATTTCGTTAACTTTAAGGGCGAAACGCAGCAGGGGAACATGATTGTGCTTGACGTTATCGCCCCTTCTGTTGAGCAAATCTTTTTAGAACTCAAACAGCGTAATTTCCCGCTGCATTCTGCGCGCCTAATGCGTGAGTTCAACGGTGACGACAATGCCTCGATGGAAGCCAATAATAGCAGTGCGTTTAACGCTCGGCCTATCACTGGCGGAGGAGGTTGGTCGAAGCATGCTTACGGTGTGGCAATCGACATCAACCCAGTTCAAAACCCTTTCTTAGAGTTCGATAGCAACGGGACCATTACGGTAAAGCCATCACAATCGGCAACCAGCTATGTGAACAGAACGCGCTTTCGTGCACGCAATGACATTGAACGCCGAGGCATGGCGGAAGGTGTGGTCGAGCTTTTTGCACATCATGGTTTTATGATCTGGGGAGGGGACTGGAATACCCCAATCGATACTCAGCATTTCGAGGTCGGTTCGAGAAAGTTCGTTAATCAACTGCTCTCTAAACCAGAACCTGAAGCCAAAGTACTATTTGAGCGATACGTCGAATCTTATCGCCAATGTTTTAATAAAAATAAAGGCGAGGGCGCAGAAAAAGCTCGTGCTATCTGTGCAAAGAAAACAGTCGGGACTTTTTAG
- a CDS encoding ATP-dependent zinc protease family protein: MKKIPLALTLLSTLLFSQYSLATDTSHTTQNPTYELDGKAVLGRTENVYLSSVQGLKEVPFIGKIDTGAETTSMHAEDIHVKSTHADYKNLKDKELMAALTEDVLNNSDVDYDDWDGSTFAKYQAVVSFKVQNPRTGEMVLVEAPLERVSMIRSRTSSTPLLRPTIKMSLTIAGQELKTDVNLTDRSHFSAPVLIGKTFLADNALVFAGYDYLQEQENATVVGRKEVVSISGMAMNATFSLKNRYSILHAKNIDVDKKNNEVTFDMFDNDGKQKEMTLPLVRMLSVSGNKRPLVYVPVQLDENTTKDVLVYLRDRSSSSSQLRLGTNTASELFMIDTNAENILSEGSESFSDVAEASEPLIISPEEDITIDDFPLKAVASFTVNTPLLKVDSFEIIGKGKDESVEFYLTDVNGEKQKVTKPIIKKLKVGEDTRPVVSGEFSVSGKVRQQDFAIDVLDSNEKEAYFILGKKMAKEGVYVNTRSDYLLKAEPLFKVGHIEVVEVNGMTFPAKLDTGADVSSMNAVNIKRFKKDGQDMVTFTYQNNQGDKQEFTKPVIDVMRIKAKKGEKVNIRPVVEMNVKLGDLEKKVRVNLQDRSRFEYSMILGKNFLKHGAVVSSDEDYVLGEME; this comes from the coding sequence ATGAAAAAGATACCTTTGGCTCTAACTCTTTTAAGCACTCTACTTTTTTCACAGTATTCTTTGGCTACAGACACTTCACACACCACGCAAAATCCGACTTACGAACTCGATGGTAAGGCGGTATTAGGTCGTACTGAGAATGTGTACCTCTCTAGCGTTCAAGGGCTTAAAGAGGTTCCTTTCATTGGAAAAATCGACACCGGTGCTGAAACCACCTCCATGCATGCAGAAGACATTCATGTAAAAAGCACACATGCCGATTACAAGAACCTCAAAGACAAAGAGTTGATGGCGGCATTAACCGAAGATGTGTTGAACAATAGTGATGTTGACTACGATGATTGGGATGGCAGCACCTTTGCGAAATACCAAGCTGTGGTCTCTTTCAAGGTTCAAAACCCACGTACTGGTGAGATGGTATTGGTTGAGGCGCCACTAGAGCGTGTTAGCATGATTCGCAGCCGTACCAGCAGCACACCTTTGCTTCGCCCGACGATTAAAATGTCTCTGACTATTGCAGGCCAAGAGCTAAAAACCGATGTTAACCTGACAGACAGAAGTCACTTCTCCGCGCCTGTATTGATCGGAAAAACCTTCCTTGCAGATAATGCGTTAGTCTTTGCTGGCTACGACTATTTGCAAGAGCAAGAGAACGCAACGGTGGTTGGCCGTAAAGAGGTAGTGTCTATCTCGGGTATGGCGATGAATGCGACCTTCTCTTTAAAGAACCGCTACAGTATTTTGCATGCGAAAAATATCGACGTAGACAAAAAGAACAACGAAGTGACGTTTGATATGTTCGATAACGATGGCAAACAGAAAGAGATGACATTGCCGTTGGTTCGCATGTTAAGCGTAAGCGGAAACAAGAGACCATTAGTGTATGTACCTGTTCAACTTGATGAGAACACGACTAAAGATGTTCTCGTGTACTTACGTGACCGTTCAAGCAGTAGCTCACAGTTAAGATTGGGCACCAACACCGCCAGCGAACTCTTCATGATTGATACCAATGCTGAGAATATTCTTTCAGAAGGATCAGAGAGCTTTAGTGATGTGGCTGAGGCAAGTGAACCGTTGATCATCTCGCCGGAAGAAGACATTACCATCGACGACTTCCCTCTTAAGGCGGTGGCTTCTTTCACGGTAAATACCCCCCTGTTGAAGGTCGATAGCTTCGAGATTATCGGCAAGGGCAAAGATGAATCCGTTGAATTTTACCTAACTGACGTCAATGGCGAAAAGCAGAAGGTGACCAAGCCAATTATTAAAAAGCTGAAAGTAGGGGAAGATACTCGCCCTGTTGTAAGTGGTGAGTTCTCGGTTTCTGGCAAAGTTCGCCAACAAGATTTTGCAATTGATGTGCTAGACAGCAATGAAAAAGAAGCTTACTTCATCCTTGGTAAGAAGATGGCGAAAGAGGGCGTTTACGTGAACACGCGTTCTGACTACCTACTGAAAGCCGAACCTCTGTTTAAAGTAGGACACATTGAAGTCGTTGAAGTGAACGGCATGACATTCCCAGCCAAGCTAGACACTGGTGCTGATGTAAGCTCAATGAATGCGGTGAACATCAAACGATTCAAGAAAGATGGTCAAGACATGGTGACCTTTACTTATCAAAACAATCAAGGCGATAAGCAAGAGTTCACTAAGCCAGTGATTGATGTAATGCGCATTAAAGCCAAGAAAGGCGAGAAGGTGAACATTCGCCCAGTAGTCGAAATGAACGTTAAGCTAGGCGACCTAGAGAAGAAGGTGAGAGTAAACCTTCAAGATCGCTCTCGTTTCGAGTACAGCATGATTTTAGGTAAGAACTTCCTGAAGCACGGCGCGGTAGTAAGTAGTGATGAAGATTACGTACTAGGTGAGATGGAGTAA
- the smpB gene encoding SsrA-binding protein SmpB → MAKNKSKSKAGSNTIALNKKARHEYFIDDEIEAGLELQGWEVKSLREGKTNIAESYVYIRDGEAFISGMTITPLTQASTHIVANPTRIRKLLMSRKELDNLIGRINREGMTLVATALYWSRSWAKIKVGVAKGKKLHDKRTDMKEKDWARDKARIMKSNLR, encoded by the coding sequence ATGGCAAAGAATAAATCAAAATCAAAAGCCGGTAGTAATACCATTGCGCTTAATAAGAAAGCTCGCCACGAATATTTCATCGACGATGAGATAGAAGCGGGGCTTGAGCTACAAGGCTGGGAAGTAAAATCCCTACGTGAAGGCAAAACCAATATCGCAGAAAGCTACGTTTACATCCGAGATGGCGAAGCATTCATCAGTGGTATGACGATCACTCCGCTAACTCAAGCGAGTACTCATATCGTGGCGAACCCAACACGTATCCGTAAACTCCTTATGTCGAGAAAAGAACTCGATAACCTTATCGGTCGTATTAACCGTGAAGGCATGACACTTGTCGCAACCGCACTTTACTGGTCTCGCTCTTGGGCGAAGATTAAAGTTGGCGTAGCGAAAGGTAAAAAGCTGCACGATAAACGTACTGATATGAAAGAAAAAGATTGGGCGAGAGATAAAGCACGAATTATGAAGAGTAATTTGCGTTAA
- a CDS encoding SRPBCC family protein produces MPKVTRSALVSFSADQMFSLVNDVARYHEFLPGCSGSRVIESSDSTMVASVDVSKAGISKTFTTSNRLAEGAEILMELVDGPFKKLQGGWYFTPLDDQACKVELKLEFEFSSRMIEMAFGKIFNELTSNMVSAFTQRAKQVY; encoded by the coding sequence ATGCCAAAGGTTACTCGTTCAGCATTAGTGTCGTTTAGTGCCGACCAGATGTTCAGCTTGGTCAATGATGTTGCTCGTTATCACGAGTTTTTGCCAGGGTGTTCTGGTTCACGTGTGATCGAATCTTCAGATTCAACTATGGTGGCTTCGGTTGATGTCTCTAAAGCCGGTATCAGCAAAACATTTACTACGTCGAATCGCTTAGCGGAAGGTGCTGAGATTTTGATGGAGCTGGTGGACGGCCCATTCAAGAAACTGCAAGGCGGTTGGTATTTTACTCCGCTTGACGATCAAGCGTGTAAAGTTGAACTTAAGTTGGAGTTTGAGTTCTCTAGCAGAATGATTGAGATGGCTTTTGGTAAGATTTTCAATGAGCTGACGAGCAATATGGTCAGTGCTTTTACTCAACGCGCGAAACAGGTTTACTAA
- a CDS encoding RnfH family protein, which translates to MTIESDMIHVEVVFALPHEQRVFTLVVNKNATVEEIIAQSGVLELYPEIDLAKNKVGVFSRNVKLDATVRDKDRIEIYRALLADPKEIRRKRAEQAKAAAAK; encoded by the coding sequence ATGACTATTGAATCAGATATGATCCACGTAGAAGTTGTGTTTGCGCTTCCGCATGAGCAGCGTGTGTTTACCTTAGTCGTGAACAAGAACGCGACCGTTGAAGAGATCATTGCGCAGTCAGGTGTATTGGAGTTGTATCCAGAGATCGACTTAGCGAAGAACAAGGTTGGTGTATTCAGCCGTAACGTTAAGTTAGATGCGACGGTTCGTGATAAAGACCGTATCGAAATCTATCGCGCATTATTGGCTGATCCAAAAGAGATTCGCCGTAAGCGTGCAGAACAAGCGAAAGCAGCTGCTGCCAAGTAG
- the bamE gene encoding outer membrane protein assembly factor BamE — MRIKKWLVAVPLALTMLTGCSLLEKLVYRIDINQGNYVEQEAVDQLKFGMTKTQVRYVMGSPMLIENGYPDTWYYIYHHQKGHNDPIQKNLVVNFDATGTLVTINGDFEASDEFFESLR; from the coding sequence ATGCGAATTAAAAAGTGGTTAGTTGCAGTTCCACTTGCACTAACAATGTTGACCGGTTGCTCTCTACTAGAGAAGTTGGTTTATCGAATTGACATCAATCAGGGTAACTATGTTGAACAAGAAGCTGTCGACCAGCTCAAGTTTGGCATGACAAAAACACAAGTTCGTTACGTTATGGGCTCACCTATGCTTATCGAAAATGGCTACCCAGATACGTGGTACTACATTTACCACCATCAAAAAGGTCACAACGACCCTATTCAGAAAAACCTTGTCGTGAACTTTGATGCTACTGGCACTCTAGTAACGATCAATGGTGATTTTGAAGCCAGTGATGAGTTCTTCGAAAGCCTTCGCTAG
- the recN gene encoding DNA repair protein RecN, with the protein MLAHLSVNNFAIVKSLQLELSKGMTTITGETGAGKSIAIDALGLCLGGRSDAGMVRQGEEKTEVSAAFLLENNLHATRWLEDNELLDGSECILRRTISKEGRSRAFINGSPVPLSQLKSLGQLLINIHGQHAHHQLMKSDYQMAMLDQYAGHLNLLKSTRNAYQAWRQADNHLKELRENSQQNQAQKQLLEYQIKELNELSIGEEEYEELEQEHKRLSNSGELASTCQQAIELIYEGEEVNALGILQSANHSLIQLADLDERLAELPNLLSEAIIQIEETNSELRSYLDSIDVDPARMAYVEERFSKVMSMSRKHHVLPEELYKHHQDLLQQVEALDCSDEKLDELANEVESQYQSFVAKSEKLHKSRTRYAKELNKLITQSMHELSMEKAQFAIEVNNTNTHPSPLGMDNVTFIVSTNPGQPMQPIAKVASGGELSRISLAIQVITAQKVDTPSLIFDEVDVGISGPTAAVVGKMLRTLGESTQVMCVTHLPQVAGCGHQQLFVAKNTKSGKTETQMHTLDEQQRVSELARLLGGSQITESTLANAKELLIAA; encoded by the coding sequence ATGCTGGCTCATTTAAGTGTTAATAATTTCGCTATTGTTAAGTCTTTACAGCTAGAACTCTCTAAAGGCATGACAACAATCACCGGGGAAACTGGTGCGGGTAAATCTATCGCTATCGATGCTTTAGGCTTATGTCTTGGGGGAAGATCAGATGCAGGAATGGTTAGACAAGGTGAAGAGAAAACCGAAGTCAGTGCCGCTTTTTTACTTGAGAACAATCTGCATGCAACTCGCTGGTTAGAAGACAACGAACTGCTTGATGGCAGTGAATGCATCCTACGCAGAACCATCTCTAAAGAAGGTCGTTCTCGTGCATTCATCAACGGCAGCCCAGTTCCTCTTTCGCAACTGAAATCACTGGGACAACTGCTGATCAACATTCATGGTCAACACGCGCACCATCAGTTAATGAAGAGCGACTACCAAATGGCCATGCTTGATCAATACGCAGGCCACTTAAACCTATTGAAGTCGACACGTAACGCTTACCAAGCATGGCGACAAGCGGATAACCATCTAAAAGAGTTACGTGAAAACAGCCAACAAAACCAAGCTCAAAAACAGCTTCTTGAATATCAAATCAAAGAGCTAAACGAGTTATCGATTGGGGAGGAAGAATATGAAGAGCTCGAACAAGAGCATAAGCGCCTCTCCAATAGCGGAGAATTGGCCTCAACCTGCCAGCAAGCTATCGAACTTATTTACGAAGGTGAAGAAGTTAATGCGCTTGGTATTTTGCAATCGGCCAATCACTCCCTAATTCAACTAGCTGATTTAGATGAAAGATTAGCTGAGCTACCAAACCTACTGTCTGAAGCTATCATTCAAATTGAAGAGACCAATAGCGAACTAAGAAGTTACCTAGACAGCATTGATGTCGACCCTGCTCGCATGGCTTATGTAGAAGAACGCTTCTCTAAAGTGATGTCGATGTCGCGTAAGCACCATGTTTTGCCAGAAGAACTTTATAAGCACCACCAAGACTTGCTACAACAAGTCGAAGCACTGGATTGCTCTGATGAAAAGCTGGATGAATTAGCCAACGAGGTTGAGAGCCAATACCAGTCGTTCGTGGCGAAATCAGAAAAACTTCATAAGTCACGTACTCGTTACGCGAAAGAGCTGAACAAACTGATCACGCAAAGCATGCACGAACTGAGCATGGAAAAAGCGCAGTTTGCCATTGAAGTGAACAACACCAATACACACCCATCACCACTGGGTATGGATAACGTGACCTTTATTGTCTCCACAAACCCAGGCCAACCAATGCAGCCAATTGCTAAAGTAGCGTCTGGTGGTGAGCTATCACGTATCTCACTCGCGATTCAGGTCATCACGGCACAGAAAGTCGACACACCAAGTCTGATTTTCGATGAAGTCGATGTGGGTATCAGTGGACCAACCGCTGCGGTTGTCGGAAAAATGCTGCGTACACTAGGAGAATCAACACAAGTTATGTGTGTGACTCACTTACCTCAAGTAGCAGGCTGCGGTCACCAACAACTGTTCGTTGCCAAGAATACCAAGTCAGGTAAAACAGAGACGCAAATGCACACGCTTGATGAGCAACAACGCGTTTCAGAGCTTGCTCGCCTGCTTGGTGGCAGCCAAATTACAGAATCGACCCTTGCCAACGCAAAAGAGTTATTAATCGCAGCTTAG
- the nadK gene encoding NAD(+) kinase → MKKPFEVIAIIGKPRDQQAIQTHRELYQWLSAEGYQVFVDDRLATILDDIPKEHFSSLIELGKRADLAIVVGGDGNMLGAARILSRFDISVIGVNRGNLGFLTDLNPENFQSALTDVLKGEFMEEERFLLETEIHRHGQIKSHNAALNEAVLHPGQVAHMIEFEVYIDDSFAFSQRSDGLIVSTPTGSTAYSLSGGGPILSSSLNAISLVPMFPHTLSSRPLVVDGKRRIKLIVSPDNRGTQEVSCDGQISLPVSPGDEIHIYQSPNVLKLIHPKDYNYYHVLRNKLGWSSKLF, encoded by the coding sequence ATGAAAAAGCCATTTGAAGTCATTGCCATTATCGGTAAACCTCGAGATCAGCAAGCAATTCAGACTCATAGAGAGCTCTATCAGTGGTTAAGTGCTGAGGGTTATCAAGTGTTTGTTGATGACAGACTCGCCACAATTTTAGACGATATCCCAAAAGAACATTTTTCTAGCCTGATTGAATTAGGTAAACGCGCCGATCTTGCGATTGTGGTCGGTGGTGACGGAAATATGCTTGGTGCCGCTCGAATCCTGTCACGCTTCGATATTTCAGTGATCGGTGTTAACCGAGGCAACCTTGGTTTCCTAACCGATCTTAACCCTGAAAACTTCCAGAGCGCGCTGACGGATGTGCTTAAAGGCGAGTTCATGGAAGAAGAGCGCTTCTTACTTGAAACGGAAATTCATCGCCACGGCCAAATAAAAAGCCACAACGCCGCACTCAACGAAGCAGTACTTCACCCCGGTCAAGTTGCACACATGATCGAGTTTGAAGTATACATCGATGACAGCTTTGCTTTCTCTCAACGTTCTGATGGTTTGATCGTTTCAACTCCGACAGGTTCTACCGCCTATTCACTTTCTGGCGGCGGTCCTATTTTGTCATCAAGTTTGAATGCGATCTCATTGGTACCCATGTTCCCGCACACACTTTCAAGCCGCCCACTTGTAGTCGATGGCAAGCGCCGTATCAAGCTGATCGTATCGCCTGATAACCGTGGCACTCAAGAAGTCAGCTGCGATGGTCAAATCTCATTACCTGTGTCTCCGGGCGACGAGATCCACATTTACCAAAGCCCAAATGTGCTCAAGCTGATCCACCCGAAAGACTACAACTACTACCATGTCCTACGTAACAAACTAGGCTGGTCGAGTAAGCTGTTTTAA
- the grpE gene encoding nucleotide exchange factor GrpE, with translation MSNEENKVTEEELDQIIAEAEKVEAAELSEDAADEQEAKIAQLEAALLSSESKVKEQQDSVLRAKAEVENMRRRSEQEIDKARKFALNKFAEGLLPVIDNLERAMQAADAENEVVKPLFEGVELTHKTFVDTVAKFGLKEINPEGEVFNPEFHQAMSIQESPDHESNTVMFVMQKGYELNGRVVRPAMVMVAK, from the coding sequence ATGAGCAACGAAGAAAACAAAGTAACCGAAGAAGAGCTAGATCAGATCATTGCTGAAGCAGAAAAAGTGGAAGCTGCTGAGCTGAGCGAAGACGCTGCTGATGAGCAGGAAGCAAAAATCGCTCAACTAGAAGCTGCACTGCTATCTAGCGAATCTAAAGTGAAAGAGCAGCAAGATTCTGTTCTTCGCGCGAAAGCTGAAGTTGAAAACATGCGTCGTCGTAGCGAGCAAGAAATTGATAAAGCGCGTAAATTCGCTTTGAACAAATTTGCTGAAGGTCTACTTCCTGTAATCGACAACCTAGAGCGTGCAATGCAAGCGGCAGATGCTGAAAACGAAGTGGTTAAGCCTTTGTTTGAAGGTGTTGAGTTAACGCACAAAACGTTTGTAGACACGGTGGCTAAGTTTGGTCTTAAAGAGATCAACCCTGAAGGTGAAGTGTTCAACCCTGAATTCCACCAAGCAATGTCTATCCAAGAAAGCCCAGATCACGAATCAAACACGGTTATGTTCGTGATGCAAAAAGGCTACGAACTAAACGGTCGTGTAGTTCGTCCTGCAATGGTTATGGTTGCTAAGTAA